Proteins encoded within one genomic window of Stigmatella aurantiaca:
- a CDS encoding glycoside hydrolase family 19 protein, with protein sequence MNNAGFGQTIRSINGALECDGKNPAQVDSRVNNYNRFLQILGGTAVGNSRC encoded by the coding sequence ATCAACAACGCGGGCTTCGGGCAGACCATCCGCTCCATCAACGGGGCGCTGGAGTGCGACGGCAAGAACCCGGCCCAGGTCGACAGCCGCGTGAACAACTACAACCGCTTCCTGCAGATCCTGGGCGGCACCGCCGTCGGCAACAGCCGCTGCTAA